In Alteromonas naphthalenivorans, one DNA window encodes the following:
- the fliH gene encoding flagellar assembly protein FliH has protein sequence MSSNKGFSDDELNDAKPWDLPFVEQPEKPQDKDKTNALNFRSDWKYEPPEEEEAEILPPTAQEIEAIRQAAHDEGYGQGKAQGFEEGKAEGLELGLSEGRESGHAEGLEQGLEEGKGLISAQVEIWQQLIEKLHTPLSQANDETRDQLVKLAVTLAKSVIKTEITSNHQVILQALSEGMKALPVNQTRYQIHMHPDDIALVTEHYSEATLKEKEWQFIEAPTMERGGCDIATEQNAVDVSIERRCRDVIDKFMVNQGLSDE, from the coding sequence ATGTCATCAAATAAAGGCTTCAGCGACGACGAATTAAATGATGCAAAACCTTGGGATTTGCCCTTCGTTGAACAGCCCGAAAAGCCACAAGATAAAGACAAAACCAATGCGCTAAATTTCCGTTCAGATTGGAAATACGAGCCACCGGAAGAGGAAGAAGCTGAAATTCTTCCTCCTACTGCACAAGAAATTGAAGCGATTAGACAAGCTGCTCATGATGAAGGCTATGGACAAGGCAAGGCGCAAGGTTTCGAAGAAGGTAAAGCCGAAGGCCTAGAATTAGGGCTTAGTGAAGGACGTGAGTCTGGTCACGCAGAGGGTCTTGAACAAGGGTTAGAAGAAGGTAAGGGCTTAATTTCTGCGCAAGTTGAAATCTGGCAGCAACTTATCGAAAAGCTTCATACGCCATTGTCACAAGCCAACGACGAAACCCGCGACCAGCTAGTAAAGCTTGCAGTTACCCTTGCTAAGTCGGTGATTAAAACCGAAATCACATCGAATCATCAAGTGATTTTACAAGCGCTTAGCGAAGGAATGAAAGCCCTGCCGGTTAATCAAACTCGGTATCAAATTCATATGCATCCTGATGATATAGCGTTAGTAACCGAACATTATTCTGAAGCTACATTGAAAGAGAAAGAGTGGCAATTCATTGAAGCGCCTACGATGGAGCGCGGTGGCTGCGACATTGCAACTGAACAAAACGCCGTAGATGTTTCCATTGAACGCCGCTGTCGCGATGTCATTGATAAATTCATGGTGAATCAGGGTTTATCAGATGAGTAG
- the fliE gene encoding flagellar hook-basal body complex protein FliE produces the protein MDVKANSLYQEMQSMIGQTRMPANELQPSNEINPSANEFSTMLKQAVDGVNGMQLESKDLQQRFEMGDKSLSLAEVMLTKEKAGIAFEATVQVRNKVLEAYKTIMNMPV, from the coding sequence ATGGACGTTAAAGCCAATAGTTTGTACCAAGAAATGCAAAGCATGATTGGGCAAACTCGTATGCCTGCAAACGAACTTCAACCATCAAACGAGATTAACCCCTCGGCCAACGAGTTCTCTACCATGCTTAAACAAGCGGTAGATGGGGTTAATGGCATGCAATTAGAATCTAAAGATTTACAGCAGCGGTTTGAAATGGGTGATAAGTCATTGAGCCTTGCCGAAGTTATGCTAACCAAAGAGAAAGCAGGCATAGCCTTTGAGGCCACAGTGCAAGTACGTAACAAGGTACTTGAAGCGTATAAAACCATTATGAACATGCCGGTGTAG
- a CDS encoding flagellin has protein sequence MLKVDSDIGSSLLQQVQEKQNTLLEKLASGKEINSASDGAAAQQIIDRLTSEVEGNRQAVNNVYDGISLAQVAEGGLSNINDDVNRIRELTIQSGNGVLSDGDRQALQSEISQLQENISFTIEQTNFAGKPLLSDNGALSFQVGANGGNSVDVKTQDIGSQLSDVLSIDLTSGSSVDDALSATDEAIEILGGARGDLGATQNSLASTARNLTQSNVNTAEARSRIQDLDYAQASSQQAANDVQGQAALTVQAQANQQQGQVLALLS, from the coding sequence ATGTTGAAAGTTGATTCTGACATAGGCAGTTCGCTTCTTCAGCAAGTACAAGAAAAGCAAAATACGCTTTTGGAAAAACTTGCGTCCGGCAAAGAAATTAATAGCGCTTCAGACGGCGCAGCGGCCCAACAAATTATTGACCGTTTAACTTCTGAGGTTGAAGGCAATCGTCAGGCTGTTAATAACGTTTATGATGGCATTTCGTTAGCCCAAGTCGCTGAAGGCGGGTTAAGTAACATCAATGATGATGTTAACCGTATACGTGAACTTACCATTCAGTCAGGTAATGGCGTTTTAAGCGACGGCGACCGTCAAGCACTGCAATCTGAAATATCACAGCTTCAAGAGAACATCAGCTTTACCATTGAACAAACCAATTTTGCAGGTAAACCCTTGTTGTCAGACAATGGCGCGCTAAGTTTTCAAGTTGGGGCGAATGGTGGCAATTCAGTTGATGTTAAAACCCAAGATATTGGCAGCCAACTATCAGATGTTCTTTCTATCGATTTAACCTCTGGTAGTAGTGTTGATGATGCGTTAAGTGCTACCGACGAAGCGATTGAAATTTTGGGTGGCGCACGTGGGGATTTGGGCGCTACGCAAAATAGTTTGGCTAGTACTGCTCGAAATTTAACCCAATCCAATGTGAACACCGCAGAAGCACGTAGTCGAATTCAAGATTTAGATTACGCTCAAGCAAGCTCTCAACAAGCGGCAAATGATGTGCAAGGACAAGCGGCTTTAACGGTTCAAGCCCAAGCGAATCAGCAGCAAGGGCAGGTTTTAGCGTTGCTCAGTTAA
- the fliJ gene encoding flagellar export protein FliJ produces the protein MSKQLERLAEFEREREQRIAQMFQQAQQNVMQQKQKLTSLEQYRIDYLKGIQQTGKAGVTATHYQQHLSFVGKLDKACEQQMNVIAQANMAADQRKQLWLKQQQKVKAVELLLNKRHLAKVAKEARAEQAMMDEFATQKFFRSGKTFF, from the coding sequence ATGTCTAAACAACTAGAGCGTCTGGCTGAGTTTGAACGAGAAAGAGAGCAACGCATTGCGCAAATGTTCCAACAAGCGCAGCAAAATGTGATGCAGCAGAAACAAAAGCTCACCAGCCTCGAGCAATATAGAATTGATTACTTAAAAGGCATTCAGCAAACGGGAAAGGCGGGTGTGACTGCTACCCATTACCAACAGCATTTATCGTTTGTAGGCAAATTAGATAAGGCCTGTGAACAGCAAATGAATGTGATAGCACAAGCGAATATGGCTGCCGATCAACGCAAGCAGCTTTGGCTTAAGCAGCAGCAAAAAGTGAAAGCGGTAGAGTTGCTTCTTAATAAACGCCATTTAGCTAAAGTGGCAAAAGAAGCGAGGGCAGAGCAAGCCATGATGGACGAATTTGCCACACAGAAATTTTTTAGAAGCGGAAAAACATTCTTCTAG
- the fliF gene encoding flagellar basal-body MS-ring/collar protein FliF, which produces MAEATGTNLTVNDPSMGSDNEPENKSGFMDTLGSADMMRQMALVVVLVICVAIAVFILIWAQEPDFRPLAKMETQELIETLDYMDANQIEYRLEGNTVYVRSDEFQTIRLGMTRQGLTGSSDAGTDIIMQDMGFGVSQRVEMERLKHAREQQIAATIEDISSIQKARVLLAMPKENVFARREKKASATVVLTAKRGKVIAGEEVDSVIDIVASAVQNMEPSAVTVTDSNGRLLNSGSQDSLSARARKEYEIERQREQEYLEKIDAILIPVLGIGNYTAQADVSMDFTALEQTQRSYNPDLPAVRSEMINEQNSVGGGAMGIPGALTNQPPLDSNIPENPEAGAQATLPGSTSKVSTRNYELDTTISHTKKQSGVIRRLSVSVAVDYLQVAGEDGTTSAEPRNQEALLNIRRLLQGGVGFDVTRGDSLEVVSVPFTRMDDGVIEDAPIWEQPAFLPILKLVIGGLVIIVLIIFVIRPMLRRLINPDESKEADDFDADEGLDLGDETISMLSTDFDEGQVGFAADGSLMLPDLHKDEDVLKAVRALVANEPELSAQVVKGWLMQDE; this is translated from the coding sequence ATGGCTGAAGCAACAGGCACAAATTTAACCGTTAACGACCCTTCCATGGGGAGCGATAACGAGCCTGAGAATAAATCAGGATTTATGGATACCTTAGGCAGTGCAGACATGATGCGCCAAATGGCGTTAGTGGTAGTGCTTGTTATTTGTGTCGCAATTGCAGTCTTTATACTAATTTGGGCGCAAGAGCCTGATTTTCGTCCGTTAGCAAAAATGGAAACCCAAGAGCTTATCGAAACCTTGGATTACATGGACGCCAATCAAATAGAATATCGTTTAGAGGGAAATACGGTTTACGTTCGAAGTGACGAATTTCAAACTATACGCTTGGGCATGACACGTCAGGGCTTAACCGGTTCTTCTGATGCTGGTACCGATATCATCATGCAGGACATGGGATTCGGAGTAAGTCAGCGGGTAGAGATGGAACGCTTGAAACATGCCCGTGAACAACAAATAGCCGCCACTATTGAAGATATCTCCAGTATACAAAAAGCACGCGTTCTATTGGCCATGCCAAAAGAAAATGTGTTTGCTCGCCGAGAGAAAAAAGCCTCGGCTACGGTAGTACTTACCGCTAAGCGCGGCAAAGTGATTGCGGGAGAGGAAGTCGACTCAGTTATCGATATTGTGGCGTCAGCCGTACAGAACATGGAGCCTTCAGCGGTAACGGTGACCGATAGCAATGGCCGATTGCTAAATTCGGGTTCACAAGATTCACTCAGCGCTCGTGCACGAAAAGAATATGAAATTGAAAGACAGCGCGAACAAGAATATCTAGAAAAAATTGACGCTATTCTTATTCCTGTTTTAGGTATTGGTAATTACACCGCGCAAGCGGATGTGAGTATGGACTTTACTGCACTTGAGCAAACTCAGCGTAGCTATAATCCCGACTTACCAGCTGTTCGTAGCGAAATGATCAACGAACAAAATAGCGTGGGTGGTGGTGCTATGGGTATTCCTGGCGCGTTAACTAATCAACCTCCGTTAGACTCGAATATTCCTGAAAATCCAGAAGCAGGCGCACAAGCTACTTTGCCAGGAAGCACGTCGAAAGTATCTACTCGTAACTACGAACTAGACACCACCATTAGTCATACCAAAAAGCAAAGTGGCGTAATTCGCAGGTTAAGCGTATCGGTGGCGGTAGACTATCTTCAAGTTGCTGGTGAAGATGGTACTACCTCGGCAGAGCCTCGCAATCAAGAAGCGTTATTAAACATTCGCCGTTTGCTACAAGGTGGTGTTGGGTTTGATGTGACTCGTGGCGACTCGCTAGAAGTGGTGAGTGTTCCGTTCACTCGTATGGATGATGGTGTTATTGAAGATGCGCCAATATGGGAACAGCCCGCATTTTTGCCTATACTCAAGCTAGTCATTGGTGGTTTGGTTATTATCGTGCTTATCATCTTTGTGATAAGACCAATGCTACGTCGCTTGATTAACCCTGATGAGTCGAAAGAAGCTGACGACTTTGATGCAGATGAAGGTTTAGACCTTGGTGACGAAACCATTAGTATGCTGTCTACTGACTTCGATGAAGGTCAGGTGGGCTTCGCGGCAGATGGTTCACTAATGCTGCCAGATTTACATAAAGATGAAGACGTATTAAAAGCGGTTCGTGCACTGGTTGCGAACGAACCTGAATTGTCAGCCCAAGTTGTTAAGGGCTGGCTGATGCAAGATGAGTAA
- the fliI gene encoding flagellar protein export ATPase FliI — protein MSSPWHAHFDSLQKQVSSPPIVAAGKLVRGIGLTLEAVGCQLPVGSQCLVQTIEGEIEAEVVGFGADITYLMPTEAVRGIVPGSRVMPLNRQSGLAVGMGLLGRVVDGNGNPLDGLGEIKTETRVPTTRPPINPLIRRAITQPMDVGVRAINALNTVGVGQRMGLFAGSGVGKSVLLGMMTRGCEADVVVVGLVGERGREVKEFIHDILTEEERARAVVVAAPADTSPLMRLKGCETAVTIAEYFRDQGLKVLLLIDSLTRYAMAQREIALAVGEPPATKGYPPSVFARLPALVERAGNGSEKQGSITAFYTVLTEGDDLQDPIADAARAILDGHVVLSRTLADSGHYPAIDIEASISRVMPMVVSDEHQQMARRVRQVYSNYKQNQDLISIGAYAKGSDPRIDLAIRAEPAINAFLQQGMKNVLPYDECLEGMAALAKGLGQG, from the coding sequence ATGAGTAGCCCTTGGCATGCACATTTTGATAGTTTGCAGAAACAAGTGTCATCGCCGCCTATTGTGGCGGCAGGTAAACTTGTCAGAGGCATAGGCCTTACACTGGAAGCAGTTGGGTGCCAACTACCAGTCGGTAGTCAGTGTCTTGTGCAAACTATTGAGGGCGAAATTGAAGCCGAAGTGGTGGGGTTTGGTGCCGATATTACTTATTTAATGCCCACCGAAGCCGTACGGGGCATAGTGCCAGGAAGTCGGGTAATGCCGCTAAATCGACAAAGTGGTCTTGCTGTGGGTATGGGGCTGTTGGGTCGTGTTGTCGATGGCAACGGTAACCCTTTAGACGGACTTGGCGAAATTAAAACTGAAACCCGCGTACCTACTACGCGCCCTCCTATCAACCCTTTAATTCGCCGCGCTATTACCCAACCTATGGATGTGGGTGTTCGCGCCATTAATGCATTGAATACCGTTGGCGTAGGTCAACGTATGGGGCTCTTTGCGGGCAGTGGCGTGGGGAAAAGTGTTTTACTCGGTATGATGACCCGGGGCTGCGAAGCCGACGTGGTTGTGGTTGGCTTAGTGGGAGAACGGGGCCGAGAAGTAAAAGAATTTATCCACGATATCTTAACCGAAGAAGAACGTGCCCGCGCGGTAGTGGTAGCAGCGCCTGCTGACACTTCACCGTTAATGCGCTTAAAGGGCTGCGAAACAGCAGTTACCATTGCTGAATACTTTCGCGATCAAGGTTTAAAAGTATTACTGCTTATTGACTCTCTTACTCGTTATGCCATGGCCCAACGTGAAATTGCATTAGCGGTAGGTGAACCACCCGCAACAAAAGGCTATCCACCTTCAGTATTTGCCAGGTTACCCGCATTGGTAGAAAGGGCTGGTAACGGCAGCGAGAAACAAGGGTCTATTACGGCGTTTTATACGGTATTGACCGAAGGTGACGATTTGCAAGATCCAATCGCCGATGCTGCAAGGGCTATTTTAGATGGTCACGTTGTGTTATCGCGCACTCTCGCTGATAGCGGTCATTACCCTGCCATCGATATTGAAGCTTCTATTAGCCGTGTTATGCCTATGGTGGTCAGTGATGAACATCAACAAATGGCACGCAGAGTAAGGCAAGTTTATTCAAACTATAAACAAAACCAAGACCTCATTTCCATTGGTGCTTATGCCAAAGGTTCAGATCCTCGCATCGACCTAGCCATACGAGCAGAGCCTGCAATTAACGCGTTCCTGCAGCAAGGTATGAAGAACGTGTTGCCTTATGATGAATGTTTAGAGGGCATGGCTGCATTAGCGAAAGGCTTGGGACAAGGGTAA
- the fliG gene encoding flagellar motor switch protein FliG, with protein MAEELATTEEASYDVSKLEGVEKAAILLLSLSEEDAAQILKHLEPKQVQKLGSEMAKVDDMTQTKITSVHKHFIEEIQNYSTIGFQSQDFVKRALTAALGEDKAANLIDQILMGSGAKGLDSLKWMDSKQVASIIRNEHPQIQTIVLSYLEPEQSAEILAQFPEKVRLDLLMRIANLEEVQPAALQELNEIMEKQFAGQAGTQAAKMGGLKSAANIMNYLDTAIEGQLMDAIREQDEEMSQQIQDLMFVFDNLVDVDDKGIQAILREVQQDALLKSIKGADEELKNKIMKNMSKRAAEMLNDDLEALGPVRISEVETAQKEILSVARRLSDSGEIMLGGGGGEEFL; from the coding sequence ATGGCTGAAGAACTTGCCACTACTGAAGAAGCGTCCTATGACGTCAGTAAGCTAGAAGGGGTTGAAAAAGCCGCTATTTTGCTTCTGAGTTTGTCTGAAGAAGACGCTGCACAAATATTAAAACATCTTGAGCCAAAGCAAGTTCAAAAGCTGGGCTCTGAGATGGCAAAAGTGGATGATATGACGCAGACAAAAATTACGTCTGTGCATAAACACTTTATTGAAGAGATTCAAAACTACAGTACCATCGGCTTCCAGAGCCAAGACTTTGTTAAGCGAGCGCTTACAGCTGCACTAGGTGAAGATAAAGCGGCTAACTTAATTGACCAAATACTGATGGGAAGTGGGGCGAAAGGCCTAGATTCGTTGAAGTGGATGGACTCGAAGCAAGTGGCCAGTATCATTCGAAACGAGCACCCTCAGATTCAAACCATTGTATTGTCGTACTTAGAGCCAGAGCAGAGTGCCGAAATATTGGCGCAGTTCCCAGAAAAAGTGCGCCTAGACTTGTTAATGCGTATTGCTAACCTTGAAGAAGTTCAGCCTGCTGCACTGCAAGAGCTTAACGAAATCATGGAGAAACAGTTCGCCGGTCAAGCGGGTACGCAAGCAGCTAAAATGGGCGGCCTGAAATCTGCAGCGAACATCATGAACTATCTTGATACCGCTATTGAAGGTCAGTTGATGGATGCCATCCGTGAACAAGACGAAGAGATGAGCCAGCAAATTCAAGATCTCATGTTTGTCTTCGACAATTTAGTCGATGTAGACGATAAAGGTATTCAAGCTATCTTGCGCGAAGTGCAACAAGATGCGCTGCTTAAGTCAATTAAAGGCGCCGATGAAGAACTTAAGAACAAGATTATGAAAAACATGTCGAAGCGTGCAGCAGAAATGCTTAACGACGACCTTGAAGCCTTAGGGCCTGTACGTATATCTGAAGTTGAAACCGCACAGAAAGAAATTCTCTCTGTTGCCAGAAGACTGTCTGATTCAGGTGAAATTATGCTGGGCGGCGGAGGCGGTGAAGAGTTCTTATAA
- a CDS encoding sigma-54-dependent transcriptional regulator, protein MSKTTILIVEDDAGLREALYDTLLLGDYDVVDADCAEAALMVLAGRKIDLVVSDIQMGEMSGLTLLKSIKAKYPQLPVLLMTAYATIDDAVQAMRDGATDYLSKPFAPEVLLNLVGRYAPAQKVESCTPIVADPSSLKLLELSRKVAKSEATVMVLGPSGSGKEVLSRYIHDQSTRADAPFVAINCAAIPENMLEATLFGYEKGAFTGAIQACPGKFEQAQGGTLLLDEITEMDLALQAKLLRVIQEREVERLGGRKTIKLDVRVIATSNRDLRKAVELGNFREDLYYRLNVFPITWRPLAERPGDIVPLAEHLINRHTSVQGLGNVRLSAAARNKLAQYTWPGNVRELENVIQRALILCEDGSIESGDLMIDMAVHDEMAVKQDEPEDNSRLGSELRQQEHQIILDTLTLCNGKRKDVAEKLGISPRTLRYKLARMREDGIELPA, encoded by the coding sequence ATGTCTAAAACAACTATTCTTATCGTGGAAGACGATGCTGGGTTACGCGAAGCGTTGTACGACACCTTATTACTAGGCGATTACGATGTTGTAGATGCCGACTGTGCCGAGGCTGCATTAATGGTATTAGCGGGTCGAAAGATAGATCTTGTGGTGAGTGATATTCAAATGGGTGAAATGAGCGGCCTTACTTTGTTGAAAAGCATTAAGGCGAAATACCCTCAACTGCCTGTATTGTTAATGACAGCGTATGCCACCATTGATGATGCCGTGCAGGCCATGCGAGATGGTGCTACTGATTATCTGTCTAAGCCATTCGCCCCTGAAGTGCTACTTAATCTTGTTGGGCGCTATGCACCTGCTCAAAAAGTAGAATCTTGCACGCCTATTGTGGCTGACCCTTCTAGTTTAAAACTACTTGAATTATCAAGAAAAGTGGCGAAGTCAGAAGCGACCGTGATGGTGCTTGGGCCAAGTGGTTCTGGTAAGGAAGTACTTTCTCGCTATATACACGATCAGTCTACTCGCGCCGATGCGCCTTTTGTGGCAATTAACTGCGCCGCTATTCCTGAAAACATGCTTGAGGCTACCTTGTTCGGGTATGAAAAAGGCGCGTTTACCGGCGCTATTCAGGCCTGTCCGGGTAAGTTTGAACAAGCCCAAGGCGGTACACTGCTATTAGATGAAATTACCGAAATGGATTTAGCGCTTCAGGCGAAACTACTTCGTGTTATTCAAGAGCGTGAAGTAGAGCGACTCGGTGGGCGCAAAACGATTAAACTAGATGTACGGGTTATTGCCACCAGTAACCGCGATTTACGTAAAGCGGTAGAACTAGGAAACTTCCGAGAAGATTTGTATTACCGCTTAAATGTTTTTCCTATCACATGGCGGCCACTTGCTGAGCGTCCGGGTGATATTGTACCGCTAGCTGAACATCTGATTAATCGTCACACTAGCGTACAAGGCTTAGGCAATGTTCGTCTCAGTGCCGCGGCACGAAATAAATTGGCGCAATACACTTGGCCAGGTAACGTGCGAGAGCTTGAAAATGTTATTCAGCGGGCTCTCATACTGTGTGAAGATGGCAGTATAGAGTCTGGTGACTTAATGATTGATATGGCGGTGCATGACGAGATGGCAGTAAAGCAGGACGAGCCCGAAGATAATAGTCGTTTAGGCTCAGAGCTTCGCCAGCAAGAACATCAAATCATCCTTGATACACTTACCTTGTGTAACGGTAAGCGTAAAGATGTGGCAGAAAAACTAGGTATCAGCCCTCGAACCTTACGTTATAAGTTAGCTAGAATGCGTGAAGATGGGATTGAATTACCCGCCTAA
- a CDS encoding sensor histidine kinase, with amino-acid sequence MIFDSTHDSSTSSSEQFTSSYDVPSVEHALEAATPSYVSEAEVSSLRRQASRLENLLQVMPAGVIVIDGKGVVRQANDLAKALLGEPLEEQIWRSIIARSFNPRADDGHEVSLVDGRRVKLSITPLEDEPGQLIVITDLTETRRLQASVSHMQRLSSLGKMVASLAHQIRTPLSAAMLYASNLTRKDLPQHASEQFARKMTDRLKELESQVNDMLLFAKSGEQQVVNTLSLASLREAIEPNAQTITAQQAQKIAFHGFDSTDALITGNLTALQGAVLNLIQNASQVTPKGYTVSVNAVVHEDKVLLCVNDKGPGVPNTLINKIFEPFFTTKTHGTGLGLAVVKSVAKAHNGSLSVVNLNEGGACFTLALPCNTQAIGQHNKPHSNVA; translated from the coding sequence ATGATTTTTGATAGCACACACGACAGCAGTACTTCATCTTCTGAACAATTCACTTCATCTTATGATGTGCCTAGTGTCGAGCATGCGCTTGAGGCTGCAACACCGTCGTATGTGAGTGAAGCAGAAGTCAGTTCACTTCGTCGCCAAGCTAGTCGTTTGGAGAACTTGCTTCAGGTCATGCCAGCTGGCGTCATCGTTATTGACGGCAAAGGGGTTGTGCGTCAAGCCAATGACTTAGCTAAGGCATTGCTGGGTGAGCCGTTAGAAGAACAAATATGGCGTAGCATCATTGCTCGCTCATTTAACCCTCGTGCAGACGATGGTCATGAAGTGTCATTGGTAGATGGTCGTCGCGTTAAACTTTCTATAACGCCACTTGAAGACGAGCCAGGGCAACTGATTGTTATTACCGATTTGACGGAGACACGTCGGCTTCAAGCCAGTGTCAGCCATATGCAGCGTTTATCTTCGTTAGGCAAAATGGTGGCATCCCTTGCGCATCAGATTCGCACGCCTTTATCCGCCGCTATGCTTTATGCCTCTAATTTAACGCGAAAAGATTTACCCCAGCATGCATCTGAGCAATTTGCTCGAAAGATGACAGACAGACTGAAAGAGTTAGAAAGCCAAGTTAATGACATGCTGTTGTTCGCCAAGTCTGGTGAACAACAAGTTGTGAATACCTTGTCGCTTGCCAGCTTGCGAGAAGCCATTGAGCCGAATGCGCAAACCATCACTGCGCAGCAAGCACAAAAAATTGCTTTTCATGGCTTCGATTCAACGGATGCACTTATCACTGGGAATCTCACCGCGTTGCAAGGTGCTGTGCTGAACCTTATTCAAAATGCGAGTCAAGTTACGCCTAAGGGCTACACGGTTTCAGTTAATGCAGTAGTGCATGAAGATAAGGTGCTACTTTGCGTTAATGATAAGGGACCAGGTGTACCCAATACCCTAATCAATAAAATATTCGAGCCGTTCTTTACCACCAAAACTCATGGTACAGGGCTGGGGTTAGCCGTGGTGAAATCGGTAGCTAAAGCACATAACGGTTCGCTTAGCGTGGTAAATCTTAATGAAGGAGGTGCTTGCTTTACGCTTGCATTGCCTTGTAACACTCAGGCTATCGGGCAACACAATAAGCCTCACTCAAATGTCGCTTAA
- a CDS encoding sigma-54 dependent transcriptional regulator, translating to MKDILLVSDSQELIHSLETIVTFLGESCQSRGLSDCESYLKEKGADAVLIEYASPSVVNSLVARFPHIPFVAILHSNGEVAASCNLVSVITLPLTYPVLTQSIHRCQEYSRRKPGKTRAGGSKTRLFRSLVGKSDEIQIVRRLVEQVAPTEATVLILGESGTGKEVVARNVHFLSERKDGPFIPVNCGAIPGELLESELFGHEKGAFTGAISARKGRFELAEGGTLFLDEIGDMPLQMQVKLLRVLQERIYERVGGSKPQQCNVRIIAATHRHLETMIKEDKFREDLYYRLNVFPIDSPALRQRKDDIPLLLQELNSRIQGDGVDSVRFTERAIESLMEHNWAGNVRELSNLVERLSILYPGQIVDVADLPEKYQYGEIQAYEPDYPEELLERDAFNALFAESASQDPYDEPEEESGLPVSSSLPEEGVNLKEYLSELEITLIRQALEQQEWVVARAADKLGMRRTTLVEKMRKYDIQRMEEV from the coding sequence ATGAAGGATATTTTGCTGGTTAGTGATAGCCAGGAACTAATTCATAGCTTAGAAACCATAGTCACCTTTTTGGGAGAGTCGTGTCAGTCACGAGGGCTTTCTGACTGTGAAAGTTACCTGAAAGAAAAGGGCGCAGATGCGGTACTTATTGAGTACGCGTCACCGTCAGTGGTGAATTCACTGGTTGCTCGTTTTCCACACATACCATTCGTTGCCATTTTACATTCAAATGGCGAAGTGGCCGCGTCGTGCAATTTAGTCAGCGTGATCACCTTACCGCTTACTTACCCAGTACTTACGCAATCAATTCACCGATGCCAAGAATACAGCCGCAGAAAGCCGGGTAAAACCCGCGCTGGTGGGTCTAAAACTCGCTTGTTTAGAAGTTTGGTTGGTAAAAGCGACGAAATTCAGATTGTGCGTAGGTTGGTAGAGCAAGTGGCTCCAACAGAGGCAACAGTGCTAATTTTGGGTGAGTCTGGTACAGGTAAGGAAGTGGTGGCACGTAATGTACATTTCTTGTCAGAACGTAAAGATGGCCCCTTTATTCCTGTTAACTGCGGTGCTATTCCCGGCGAGCTTCTTGAAAGTGAATTGTTTGGTCACGAAAAAGGCGCGTTTACTGGAGCTATAAGTGCTCGAAAAGGCCGTTTTGAATTAGCCGAGGGTGGAACATTATTTCTAGATGAAATTGGCGACATGCCGTTGCAGATGCAAGTCAAACTGCTGCGGGTACTGCAAGAGCGTATTTACGAGCGAGTAGGTGGTAGTAAGCCTCAACAATGCAATGTTCGTATTATTGCGGCAACCCATCGTCATCTAGAAACTATGATCAAAGAAGATAAGTTTCGTGAAGATCTCTACTACCGCTTAAATGTGTTCCCTATTGATAGCCCTGCATTACGTCAACGCAAAGACGACATCCCGTTACTGCTGCAAGAACTCAACAGCCGTATTCAAGGGGATGGTGTAGATAGTGTGAGGTTCACTGAACGCGCAATAGAATCGTTAATGGAACATAATTGGGCGGGTAATGTTCGTGAACTCTCAAATTTAGTTGAGCGCCTGAGCATACTTTATCCCGGTCAAATCGTTGATGTGGCCGACCTTCCAGAGAAATACCAGTACGGTGAAATTCAAGCGTACGAACCAGATTACCCCGAAGAGTTGCTAGAGCGAGACGCGTTTAATGCGCTTTTCGCAGAATCAGCTTCGCAAGACCCGTACGATGAACCAGAAGAAGAGTCTGGCTTGCCGGTTTCTTCCTCACTTCCTGAAGAAGGGGTTAATCTAAAAGAGTATCTTTCTGAGCTTGAGATCACCCTCATTCGCCAAGCATTAGAACAACAAGAGTGGGTCGTTGCTCGCGCTGCAGATAAGCTCGGAATGCGTAGAACTACCCTTGTTGAGAAAATGCGTAAGTACGATATTCAGCGTATGGAAGAAGTTTAA